Proteins encoded within one genomic window of Pseudomonas cannabina:
- the uraH gene encoding hydroxyisourate hydrolase: MGKLTTHVLDSARGCPGASIRVDLYRVQDQQLLHILSAVTNSDGRCDAPLLQGDDYQSGVYQLHFQAGDYYRARGVALNEPAFLDEVVLRFGIDAGQEHFHVPLLISPYSYSTYRGS; the protein is encoded by the coding sequence CTCGCGGCTGCCCCGGCGCTTCTATTCGCGTTGACTTGTATCGGGTGCAGGATCAGCAATTGCTGCACATTCTCAGCGCAGTCACCAACAGCGATGGGCGCTGTGATGCGCCTCTGCTGCAAGGCGACGACTATCAGTCTGGCGTGTATCAGCTGCACTTTCAGGCAGGCGATTATTACCGTGCACGAGGCGTGGCGTTGAACGAGCCGGCGTTTCTCGATGAAGTGGTGCTGCGCTTCGGTATTGATGCAGGTCAGGAACACTTTCATGTGCCGCTGTTAATCTCGCCGTACAGCTACTCGACGTACAGAGGCAGCTGA